Below is a window of Cryobacterium sp. PAMC25264 DNA.
GGACGTCGAGCCGGCTGAGGGGTCCGATGGCTCGGATGGGCGGTGGCGGATCGCGCGGAAGGTCGCGCCGGACCGGGTGATCTCGACCGTTGACCCGGACGCCCGCCACGCGCACAAGAGCCGGGAGAAGAAGCAAGACGGTTTCAAAGCCCACATCGCGATCGAGCCCGATACGGGTCTGGTGACCGCGGCCGTGTTGACGAAAGCGTCCGGGCCCAAGAACAGTGACGCGGCCCGCGGCGCGGCCCTGGTGGCCGCTGACACGAGCATCGGCTCGGACACGGTCGAGGTCCTCGGTGATTCTGCCTACGGCAGCGGGGACCTCCTCGCCGAGGTCACCGCGGCCGGGCATGTTCCGATCATCAAACCGATGCCGTTGAGTCGGGCGGTTCCGGGCGGATTCACAATCGATGACTTCAGCATCGACGAAGCTAAGCGCACGGTGACGTGTCCTGCGGGGAACACCCGACCGATCACCGTGAAACGTAATGTCACATTTGGCGCCGTTTGCGCGAGCTGCCCGCTCCGAGCCCAGTGCACGAGCGCCGTCGACGGTCGCAAAATGGTTTTGCATCCGCAGCAGCAGATCCAACGCGAGCACCGCGCACGCGCGCTGGACCCTGACTTTCAAGCCGTCTACCGGCAGCACCGGCCGATGGTTGAACGCTCGATCGCATGGATGACTCGCGGCGCGAGACGAGTCCCTTACCGCGGCGTCGTGAAGAACCACGCCTGGTGGAACAACCGCGCCGCCGCGATCAACCTGAAACGACTCCTGAGCCTTGGCCTCACCAGCCAGAACGGGGTTTGGGCACTTGGCTGAAGACCCCAGGCAGGGCAGACACCCCAGCCCTCACACCGACCCCGACGAC
It encodes the following:
- a CDS encoding IS1182 family transposase → MQGRDDGQRQLLDVGVFAGHMLPAGSVFAFLAEHRHELFPDDAFADLFPSGRGRPSTPADVIASVMVLQTLHSLSDRETAEAVTFDLRWKAACGFGLTETSFHPTVLTYWRRRLAASTRPHRIFDAVAEVIAGSGALSGRKRRALDSTILDDAVARQDTVTQLVAQIRRVGREIPGADMIVAGLPGHDYEKPGKPDIAWDDKAARDELVSRLVTDALALLAAIDTTSLTDSQQETVALLALVAGQDVEPAEGSDGSDGRWRIARKVAPDRVISTVDPDARHAHKSREKKQDGFKAHIAIEPDTGLVTAAVLTKASGPKNSDAARGAALVAADTSIGSDTVEVLGDSAYGSGDLLAEVTAAGHVPIIKPMPLSRAVPGGFTIDDFSIDEAKRTVTCPAGNTRPITVKRNVTFGAVCASCPLRAQCTSAVDGRKMVLHPQQQIQREHRARALDPDFQAVYRQHRPMVERSIAWMTRGARRVPYRGVVKNHAWWNNRAAAINLKRLLSLGLTSQNGVWALG